In a genomic window of Urocitellus parryii isolate mUroPar1 chromosome 11, mUroPar1.hap1, whole genome shotgun sequence:
- the Kif2c gene encoding kinesin-like protein KIF2C isoform X1, with protein sequence MPMDSSYQGRLFPGLSINIQRSNGLIHSATVRTVNLEKSCVSVEWTEGSTTKGKEIDFDDVAAINPELLQLFPLHLKDNLPLQENVTVQKQKRRSVNSKIPAPKEGLRSHSTRMSTVSEVRITAQENDMEIELPASTNSRKFSVPTGPPRPSCPAVAEIPLTMVSEEVEEQVHSIRGSSSTNPVNSVRRKSCLVKEMEKMKNKREEKRAQNTEMRIRRAQEYDNSFPNWEFARMIKEFRTTMECNPLNVTDPIEEHRICVCVRKRPLNKQELAKKEIDVISVPSKCLLLVHEPKLKVDLTKYLENQAFCFDFAFDETASNEVVYRFTARPLVQTIFEGGKATCFAYGQTGSGKTHTMGGDLSGKAQNASKGIYAMASRDVFLLKNQSRYRNLGLEVYVTFFEIYNGKLFDLLNKKAKLRVLEDGKQQVQVVGLQEHLVNSAEDVIKMIDIGSACRTSGQTFANSNSSRSHACFQIILRAKGRVHGKFSLVDLAGNERGADTSSADRQTRMEGAEINKSLLALKECIRALGQNKAHTPFRESKLTQVLRDSFIGENSRTCMIAMISPGISSCEYTLNTLRYADRVKELSPHSGPSGEQPTQMETEEMEASSNGPLITGNNFSKEEEELSSQMSSFNEAMTQIRELEERAMEELKEIIQQGPGWLELSEISEQPDYDLETFVNKAEYAVAQQAKHLSAFQDVIKALRLAMQLEEQASKQMNSKKRPQ encoded by the exons ATGCCCATGGACTCATCATATCAGGGCCGCTTGTTTCCCGGTCTTTCCATCAATATCCAACGCAGCAATG GCTTAATTCACAGTGCCACAGTAAGGACTGTGAACCTGGAGAAATCCTGTGTTTCAGTGGAATGGACAGAAGGAAGTACCACAAAAGGCAAAGAG ATTGATTTTGATGATGTGGCTGCAATAAACCCAGAACTCTTACAGCTTTTCCCCTTACACCTAAAGGACAACCTGCCCTTGCAGGAAAATGTAACAGTCCAG aaacaaaaacgCAGATCAGTCAACTCCAAAATTCCTGCTCCAAAAGAAG GTCTTCGAAGCCACTCTACTCGTATGTCCACTGTCTCAGAGGTTCGAATCACCGCTCAGGAGAATGATATGGAGATTGAACTACCTGCATCTACCAACTCCCGCAAGTTTTCAGTTCCca CGGGCCCCCCtaggccctcctgccctgcagtGGCGGAAATACCATTGACGATGGTCAGCGAGGAGGTGGAAGAGCAAGTTCACTCCATCCGAGGCAGCTCTTCTACAAACCCTGTGAACTCAG TTCGGAGAAAATCATGTCTTgtgaaggaaatggaaaaaatgaagaacaagcGAGAAGAGAAGAGAGCGCAGAACACTGAAATGAGAATAAGGCGAGCCCAG GAGTATGACAACAGCTTTCCAAACTGGGAATTTGCCCGGATGATTAAAGAATTTCGGACTACTATGGAATGTAATCCACTTAATGTGACTGATCCt ATTGAAGAGCacaggatttgtgtgtgtgtgaggaaaCGCCCTCTGAATAAACAAG AATTGGCCAAGAAAGAAATTGATGTGATTTCCGTTCCTAGCAAGTGTCTCCTCCTGGTACATGAACCCAAATTAAAAGTGGACTTAACAAAATATCTAGAGAACCAAGcattttgctttgattttgcATTTGATGAAACAGCTTCAAATGAAGTTGTCTACAG GTTCACAGCAAGGCCACTGGTACAGACAATttttgaaggaggaaaagcaACTTGTTTTGCATATGGGCAGACAGGAAGTGGCAAGACTCAT ACTATGGGTGGAGACCTGTCTGGTAAAGCTCAGAATGCATCCAAGGGGATCTACGCCATGGCCT CCCGGGACGTCTTCCTCCTGAAGAATCAGTCCCGCTACCGGAACCTGGGCCTGGAAGTCTATGTGACATTCTTCGAGATCTACAATGGGAAG CTGTTCGACCTGCTCAATAAGAAGGCCAAGCTGCGTGTGCTGGAAGATGGCAAGCAACAGGTGCAGGTGGTGGGGCTACAGGAGCACCTGGTTAACTCAGCCGAAGATGTTATCAAGATGATCGACATAGGCAGTGCCTGCAG GACTTCTGGGCAGACATTTGCCAACTCCAACTCCTCCCGCTCCCATGCCTGCTTCCAGATTATTCTTCGAGCCAAAGGGAGAGTGCATGGCAAATTCTCTTTGGTGGATCTGGCAGGAAACGAGCGAGGTGCAGACACTTCCAGTGCTGACCGGCAGACCCGCATGGAAGGCGCTGAAATCAACAAGAGTCTCCTGGCCCTGAAG GAGTGCATCAGAGCCCTGGGACAAAATAAGGCTCATACCCCATTCCGTGAGAGCAAGCTGACACAGGTCCTGAGGGACTCCTTTATCGGGGAGAATTCAAGGACTTGCATG ATTGCTATGATCTCACCAGGCATAAGCTCctgtgaatatactttaaataCACTAAGATATGCTGACAG AGTCAAGGAGCTGAGTCCCCACAGTGGGCCCAGTGGAGAGCAGCCAACTCAAATGGAAACAGAAGAGATGGAAGCCAGCTCTAATGGGCCGCTGATCACAGGCAATAAT TTCTCCAAAGAAGAGGAGGAACTATCTTCCCAGATGTCCAGCTTTAATGAAGCCATGACACAGATcagggagctggaggagagggcCATGGAAGAGCTCAAGGAGATTATTCAG
- the Kif2c gene encoding kinesin-like protein KIF2C isoform X2 translates to MPMDSSYQGRLFPGLSINIQRSNGLIHSATVRTVNLEKSCVSVEWTEGSTTKGKEIDFDDVAAINPELLQLFPLHLKDNLPLQENVTVQKQKRRSVNSKIPAPKEGLRSHSTRMSTVSEVRITAQENDMEIELPASTNSRKFSVPIRRKSCLVKEMEKMKNKREEKRAQNTEMRIRRAQEYDNSFPNWEFARMIKEFRTTMECNPLNVTDPIEEHRICVCVRKRPLNKQELAKKEIDVISVPSKCLLLVHEPKLKVDLTKYLENQAFCFDFAFDETASNEVVYRFTARPLVQTIFEGGKATCFAYGQTGSGKTHTMGGDLSGKAQNASKGIYAMASRDVFLLKNQSRYRNLGLEVYVTFFEIYNGKLFDLLNKKAKLRVLEDGKQQVQVVGLQEHLVNSAEDVIKMIDIGSACRTSGQTFANSNSSRSHACFQIILRAKGRVHGKFSLVDLAGNERGADTSSADRQTRMEGAEINKSLLALKECIRALGQNKAHTPFRESKLTQVLRDSFIGENSRTCMIAMISPGISSCEYTLNTLRYADRVKELSPHSGPSGEQPTQMETEEMEASSNGPLITGNNFSKEEEELSSQMSSFNEAMTQIRELEERAMEELKEIIQQGPGWLELSEISEQPDYDLETFVNKAEYAVAQQAKHLSAFQDVIKALRLAMQLEEQASKQMNSKKRPQ, encoded by the exons ATGCCCATGGACTCATCATATCAGGGCCGCTTGTTTCCCGGTCTTTCCATCAATATCCAACGCAGCAATG GCTTAATTCACAGTGCCACAGTAAGGACTGTGAACCTGGAGAAATCCTGTGTTTCAGTGGAATGGACAGAAGGAAGTACCACAAAAGGCAAAGAG ATTGATTTTGATGATGTGGCTGCAATAAACCCAGAACTCTTACAGCTTTTCCCCTTACACCTAAAGGACAACCTGCCCTTGCAGGAAAATGTAACAGTCCAG aaacaaaaacgCAGATCAGTCAACTCCAAAATTCCTGCTCCAAAAGAAG GTCTTCGAAGCCACTCTACTCGTATGTCCACTGTCTCAGAGGTTCGAATCACCGCTCAGGAGAATGATATGGAGATTGAACTACCTGCATCTACCAACTCCCGCAAGTTTTCAGTTCCca TTCGGAGAAAATCATGTCTTgtgaaggaaatggaaaaaatgaagaacaagcGAGAAGAGAAGAGAGCGCAGAACACTGAAATGAGAATAAGGCGAGCCCAG GAGTATGACAACAGCTTTCCAAACTGGGAATTTGCCCGGATGATTAAAGAATTTCGGACTACTATGGAATGTAATCCACTTAATGTGACTGATCCt ATTGAAGAGCacaggatttgtgtgtgtgtgaggaaaCGCCCTCTGAATAAACAAG AATTGGCCAAGAAAGAAATTGATGTGATTTCCGTTCCTAGCAAGTGTCTCCTCCTGGTACATGAACCCAAATTAAAAGTGGACTTAACAAAATATCTAGAGAACCAAGcattttgctttgattttgcATTTGATGAAACAGCTTCAAATGAAGTTGTCTACAG GTTCACAGCAAGGCCACTGGTACAGACAATttttgaaggaggaaaagcaACTTGTTTTGCATATGGGCAGACAGGAAGTGGCAAGACTCAT ACTATGGGTGGAGACCTGTCTGGTAAAGCTCAGAATGCATCCAAGGGGATCTACGCCATGGCCT CCCGGGACGTCTTCCTCCTGAAGAATCAGTCCCGCTACCGGAACCTGGGCCTGGAAGTCTATGTGACATTCTTCGAGATCTACAATGGGAAG CTGTTCGACCTGCTCAATAAGAAGGCCAAGCTGCGTGTGCTGGAAGATGGCAAGCAACAGGTGCAGGTGGTGGGGCTACAGGAGCACCTGGTTAACTCAGCCGAAGATGTTATCAAGATGATCGACATAGGCAGTGCCTGCAG GACTTCTGGGCAGACATTTGCCAACTCCAACTCCTCCCGCTCCCATGCCTGCTTCCAGATTATTCTTCGAGCCAAAGGGAGAGTGCATGGCAAATTCTCTTTGGTGGATCTGGCAGGAAACGAGCGAGGTGCAGACACTTCCAGTGCTGACCGGCAGACCCGCATGGAAGGCGCTGAAATCAACAAGAGTCTCCTGGCCCTGAAG GAGTGCATCAGAGCCCTGGGACAAAATAAGGCTCATACCCCATTCCGTGAGAGCAAGCTGACACAGGTCCTGAGGGACTCCTTTATCGGGGAGAATTCAAGGACTTGCATG ATTGCTATGATCTCACCAGGCATAAGCTCctgtgaatatactttaaataCACTAAGATATGCTGACAG AGTCAAGGAGCTGAGTCCCCACAGTGGGCCCAGTGGAGAGCAGCCAACTCAAATGGAAACAGAAGAGATGGAAGCCAGCTCTAATGGGCCGCTGATCACAGGCAATAAT TTCTCCAAAGAAGAGGAGGAACTATCTTCCCAGATGTCCAGCTTTAATGAAGCCATGACACAGATcagggagctggaggagagggcCATGGAAGAGCTCAAGGAGATTATTCAG